From a single Calothrix sp. NIES-2098 genomic region:
- a CDS encoding diacylglycerol kinase catalytic region — translation MSPRALLLINRHARQGQKRLTEAIECLKKSGFDLIEESTEHPNRLTEIILQYRDKVDLVIVGGGDGTLNAAVDALVDTQLPLGILPLGTANDLARTLGIPNSLTEACKIIATGEQRRIDLGWVNGKHFFNVASMGLSVKITQRLTKEVKRRWGVFAYLATALQVIWESRPFSAEIRINGESIRVRTVQIAVGNGRYYGGGMAVAHDATIDDQRLDLYSLEINHWWQIIPLLPAMRQGKHIKWREVRALRGQEMEVHTRKPRPINTDGEITTYTPAHFFVIPKAVAVFVPSGGAQV, via the coding sequence ATGAGTCCCCGCGCACTGCTGTTAATAAATCGTCATGCTCGCCAAGGACAAAAGCGTCTCACAGAAGCGATTGAATGCCTAAAAAAATCGGGCTTTGATTTAATTGAAGAATCTACAGAACATCCCAACCGTCTGACGGAAATTATTCTTCAATACCGAGATAAAGTTGATTTGGTAATTGTTGGTGGTGGGGATGGTACGCTCAATGCTGCGGTGGATGCTTTAGTTGATACGCAATTACCTTTAGGTATCTTACCTTTAGGAACAGCTAACGATTTAGCCAGGACTCTAGGAATCCCCAATTCTTTAACCGAAGCGTGCAAAATTATTGCCACAGGAGAGCAGCGCCGCATTGATTTAGGATGGGTAAATGGCAAGCATTTTTTCAACGTCGCCAGTATGGGACTGAGTGTGAAAATTACCCAACGACTAACCAAAGAAGTAAAGCGCCGTTGGGGAGTATTTGCTTATCTAGCCACAGCATTGCAAGTAATCTGGGAATCTCGACCTTTTAGCGCAGAAATTCGCATTAACGGTGAATCGATTCGCGTGCGAACAGTACAGATTGCCGTAGGCAATGGTCGCTATTATGGTGGGGGAATGGCAGTAGCTCACGATGCCACAATCGACGATCAAAGACTGGATCTCTATAGCTTGGAAATTAATCATTGGTGGCAAATCATACCCTTACTTCCAGCTATGCGACAAGGGAAACACATAAAATGGCGGGAAGTTCGTGCTTTGCGAGGTCAAGAAATGGAAGTACATACCCGCAAACCACGCCCCATTAATACTGATGGCGAAATAACTACCTATACCCCTGCACATTTTTTTGTTATCCCTAAAGCTGTAGCTGTGTTTGTCCCATCAGGAGGAGCGCAGGTTTAA